The nucleotide window TTGCTCTAACGGGtgttttttgatatttttcctTATCAAATAGATAACTTAATACTTCCTTCTTTATCCAAGGTCTTGCAAAGAAATCTCGAAACATTTTAAGGATGTTAAAAAACAAGAAAGTTAACTGATAACgaaatagtaaaaaaagaagaaacgcGAAAAGTTCTTCGCAAACACGTCGTCACCATAAAAAAGAACGAAAACAAATTACTATCAAGTATCAGCAGTAAGTAAACCAGTAAACCCCTTGTTAATTTGGGGAAAAGAAATTTAACCTTTTCGTTTGTAGAAATATTACATGATAATTAACCCTAACCCTACATCATGATCCATTCGATTTTATTCTCTTaatctaacttttttttaaatttaacttttatattcTCGTATCGAAGTTTCTTTTTCATGACtcgcactatatttttttcggGCTAttcatttatcatttaatttatagtcgTTCAactattattacattaaaacAAAACATCTTAATTAATAATCGCAGCTTACGTAAACGGTcaatcaatttatataattctcgTGACTCCATACTTTGGTAAGTTAACACACGTCTAATTAAATTCGAAGTTTCTTGCCTGAAACATGAAGTAAAATCATGTGAATCATACTTGTTGAATTCTTTTCTCGTGTTCATCACAAGTTAAAATTCCGGGAGACCAAGTTGTGAAATCTCGGAAATGTCATTCAAcctaattacaatattttaccACGAGGCACGAGACAGATACAAAGGCATCCTTAAAAgtcttaattaataaaatcaggaAGGAGGCAGGAAATTACGTCTCATATTCATTCCTCATAGTAATAGCATATTCACTTATTCACTAATACATTTCTTTACTGATCTGCAAAAAACctgtattttttgtataattattgaCCAAATTCAATTccatatttatacaatttgaaatttaGATCTTTTtacattgataattttttactaattctaTTACCTTTTCGCTTTCTTTTTGTAGTTGGTCCTATCATACTTCCATAATTCCCAACAGAAAATTCGTTCATTATTTCAAAGTTccttttctttatattcttttgaTCATCatatgaattctttttttctttattaaaaatcttttcctttttatgATCATTCTTGTTATCTAACTTCTTGGAGGAAACAAGATTGTTATTAACATTTGATGGCGCTTCTCGTAGACCAAAACTTTTTGCTATGTGACccaaatgtaatttttttacatgaaaaatatgtttttcTGTGGATACGTGCGTTGCATATGCACGAATATGTGATGAATACGCCTTTTGGGCTAATGTGGTGcgctttaaataataaacaatccCTTTAGTTGAAAACAACATTATAATTAAGTTTAtggaaaatttgatttacctttgaatttgaaagaacatatctttcaaaatttaattgaatatctGTCGCTACGACTTCATATTCATTTTTGTTCCTCTTATTTTGAGTTgccaaactttttaataaagtttcgaCTCGAACAGGCTCGGCAAAAATTTCTTGTGACtttaaaacattaatataCTCAATTTCACTTGGTAATATGAACAATATAGCTTCACCTTCTTTACCTAACCTTGCAGTTCTACCAACTCTGTGAACATAATCTTTTAAATCTGTTGGCGGATCATATTGAATAATCTCTGCGACGTCAGGAAGATCAAGACCTCTTGCAGCAACATCCgtacaaaataatattccaGAATTTGAACGactaaattcattaaatatttctgtACGAACATTTTGTGTAAGGTCACCATGTAATCGAAATATTTTCGCAGGGATAATAGTAGAAATTGATTGATCATTATTCTTTAGTTTATCATCATCAGaattttcatcatctaatTCGTTAATTTTTCCAGcattcataaataaatcaaaatgaaaatctaCAGAATCACAACATGATACAAATACTATAATTTTACGattcattaaatttctaatttgttTGAAAGTTGATTTAAGGATTGCTGTTAAAGTAACTAAACGTAATTTTGCTGGCGTTATAATATATGATTGTTTTAATTGATTTGGTGTGTTAAACTTTGCATTTTTCTCACTTTTTTCTTCTATAAAGGAAAAATCGTCATTTCCTCCaataaaaattggattaaataaagtatatccGGCTAAACGTTTAACATCATCTTTTAAAGTAGCAGAACAAAGAATAATTTGTCTtctttttggccaaaatttagAAGATgagaaaatttgattttttgtttCCGAGTTAATAGTCTtttcatctaaaatttttataattgattgaAGAGTTTCTTCAAATCCTAACTCTAAAAGACGATCAGCTTCATCAAGTATGAGccaacataaattttttaccagaaaAGATTTAGTATTTTGTAAATGATCCAATAATCTACCAGGAGTAcaaactaaaatatttattccttTACGTAATCTAGCTTTTTCAGATTGCTTTTTTTCGCCCCCAATAACATTGCCAATAACAATCCAATGATTTAAATGACGAGAAGTAAATTTTGAAGGtggaatattaattaaatatttcaatactGATACAACCTGAATTGCTAATTCACGTGTTGGGGTTAATATAATTGCTAAAGTTCCAATTGAACGTGAAAGCAAtccattattttgtatatcaattgtaatatttattaatcgaTGCACAATTGGAAGTAAATAAGTTAATGTTTTTCCAGATCCTGTCTCAGATTGAACAATAACATCAAATTCTACGTTTTTGTTGATAGAAGACATTAATATAGGAATTGCTTTGCTTTGAATATTTGTTGGTTTCTCAACtcctaatttatttttcatgttTTCAACTAAATCATTATCTAAGCCCATACTTTTAAATGATGAAGTATCATCAATTGGTGCATTACTTGGTTTATGATCCATTTgttttgaattattatcatatcTAACATTTGGTATTTCAGGGTTATAGctaaaaatagaagaaataatttgtgatttatttattaaattcttttgagaatttaaattattttcttgaattgaattattgttatttactgctattgttgttgttgacttttgaaaaaatttatgtttatcGGTTGAATTATTCTgaatctctttttttaaaaattttcgaaatttttttttttccttccaACCTCCTCCAATGTTCTTTAATTTTGATCTCAAACTAGCTCTTTCATTATCAGAAGAATTTTCTgtaactaaatttaatattagattATTTGACCCatccataatttttaataaaccagaaattttttttttttttaatatcaaaaatctgATTATGCAGTGACTTTTGAAAGATCTGCATGCAATATGCATGTATGGATATTAtaacactaaaaaaaaaaaaaaaaaaaatattttgacagCGAAATGTCAAATTTAATACCAATTTCTGAGTTAAATGAACTATCATAcgaagaatttattaataaaatcaatatattatttgaaacaGCTTTACCATTAGCAAATGCATTATATTCTTCTCGCCCATTCGCATCTTAtacttctttaatttcttcagCGAcagaatttattcaaaatccTGAATTACCATTTTCACAAAAActtgaaataattaatgcaCATCCACGCTTaggtgaaaataaaaaaaatctttcttcATTATCTTTAAAGGAACAAggttattcaacaaataatgatttaagTCAAAATGAATCAAATACCGTAAATGAAGATGAAATTGTTAATACAATACTACaggaattaaattataaatacgaAGAAAAGTTTGGTTTTCGgtttgttatttttgttaatggTAGATCAAGAAAAGAAATCATTCCTATATTACAAGATAAATTAGAGAATGGAAATCGAGATGATGAATTAAAAAGAGGTTTATTAGATATGATGAATATTGCCAATGATAGATTAAGACGTTGCCAGAATTAGCAATggaaatatacatatatatacagtatatttatatatatatatatcaatatatgtatataaatatacaatttaattgtaactttacttttatttttatttaattactaattaaagtaACTAGTTTTTatgatatgaaaaattttgaagtattgaaaataatcatataaaacatatatatagaTTCAATTCAATAACTATGTAAACcatcttatttatataaataaattaattatctaatattccgaaatatttatatctatattagttataattgttatatatattatgtaaataaaattatgttgtTCAATGGTATATTCAACTATTTACAATTCAGATTcgttaaaacatttaaaagtacaatttatttattagctTAATGGTTTATAACTAAATCAAAAAGGTAGAtaagtatcaaaaaattttatataatcgaAAGTTTAatcaacattattttattaaaaaaaaacagataGGTGAcataatacatatattattacaatattacgCCCACAATGCTGATATAAACCATTCAGCAACATCAgactttcttttctttttatccaACGATTGACTTGGAACCGCGTCACTTTTATCAGTTTCTTCCATAGGACCAATTTCTTCCTCTTGTTGTCGTTTATCCTCTTTCTCTATGTTTTCCGAATAAACAAATTCCACAATTCCTTCATTTtcaatagtataataaattgtaatatttgcaGCAATAGGTGATTTTACAATTGttaattcttgtaaatttggcggaaataaatcatttaatattgtAAACTTCAAATTCGATAAATTTCTAATGTGAAATTTATTCATCATTATACGTGTAGTAACAGAATGTGCCCATGTATTTCCTAATGCTGCTGTGACTTCTGGCCCTAttcgcaatttttttttaaaaaaaataatcaattatttttttttatttttcattttttttaacaaaaaaaagaaaaaatacctTCCTCGcgtgatttttttattggacGGAAACATTCTCTTGGTAATACCGTTTCACTTCGATTTCTGGTGATTACTTGATTAGTTACTACTACAGGTATACGAAACGATTCAGCTAGATATCTACGAATAAAGAAATTACGTCTTAATCGCATatacacgaaaaaaaaaaaataactcaaatcgaaattttaaaattaataaattcttcagTTTTGAAGCCTGTTGAAGTAATATATCGTTTCTTTCCATTAAAGGTCCTCCCCAACCACATTTCTTTACAGGATTCTGATATTCTTTTCTAACAAGAGATCCAATCGAAtctactattaataatttaacatcaTTTTCAATTATGAATTCTTGAAGCTCATCCAATCTAGAAAAAGAAGATAACTTTAATAAGcgtaaaatttttgatgtaaCAGTTTCTTTTTACCTTTTTGTTAATTCCTTTGAAGACGTGATATCCATTTTATGGATGGATGATGTCATTTTATCAAGATTGGCTTGACCTCGTTCATCTTTACCAAAGTACTGAGGAAATCGGTTCTCAGCTATGACTATTAAtctaaattaaacaaattttcgcataaataaccaaaaaaacTGGTTTTTTTACGCGTTGTTCGCTTTTTACCTATCCGCATTAAAACTTCGCTCGGTGTCAATGTAACACACTCCTCCTCCAAGTCCACCCATGGTTTCTGGTAATGTCGTTAACATTGAAAGTGTCAGACAGAGTTGTGTTTTACCAGATCTAGTTGGACCAACAAGTTCAGTTATGGAAGAAAATGGTATTCCACCACTTAAAGCTTCATCTAACCCTTTTAATGAAGTTGCCAAAAATGGTGAATTATTTTCTGTCATCATATCCAACACCTATtacaatcaaaatatttatttatttatttatttcatatataaagttatttaaatttaaaaacgtGATATCATACGGATACGAATTCCGGTACGATCCATTTGGCAGCTCGTTTTTGGATATTTCTTGCAGTTTCGACTTTAAAATTACAACATTCTACTAACTCAAGTTCAGTACGACTAAACAATTCTTTTGTTGTATTAACTGGTGTACGCGGAAAACTATTGagtttatatattgtttttttgcCTAACTTAGGATTAAGTCGCGTCAACTTTCGAGTCGAAGACATGTTTTAGAGATAGAAGTCAtgtgataaatttaattttactcgCGAAATCTTGATGATCATACTGTAAACTGAAATCATAGTTATctgtttataaaataatggcTTCAATAATACCAAGTATACCAAGTAAAACGCGCTTGTCACAATTAGCACAATTATCcgctaaaatatttaataatgtatataatCCAACAGGGGAAAGAACTGGAAATAAAATACTTCGCAAAAGACTCATTGGATCTACCATAACAGGGTGGTATCCACATAGAATAATAACTTTACGTAAAATTACTGATACGTTTCCGGGTATGAAATTAGTTAATCAAGAAGAGAAATTACGACTAGAAGAAATTgctaaaagaaagaaacgtggTAAAGGAGCTCCAA belongs to Rhizophagus irregularis chromosome 13, complete sequence and includes:
- a CDS encoding mitochondrial 37S ribosomal protein mS33 — protein: MASIIPSIPSKTRLSQLAQLSAKIFNNVYNPTGERTGNKILRKRLIGSTITGWYPHRIITLRKITDTFPGMKLVNQEEKLRLEEIAKRKKRGKGAPKKGQGKRASLGTKKQK